A genomic region of Candidatus Bathyarchaeia archaeon contains the following coding sequences:
- a CDS encoding TIGR00295 family protein: MSEKLPTREQALQFLRESGCSENVIRHCKAVTELAVEIAKACKEKGLNVNLELVEIGALLHDIGRSKTHSVHHAVAGMQIAKSLGLPEPVISIIKRHVGGGITQREAKNLGWPKDIYVPQTLEEKIVAYADKLIEGSKRVPIEKTIEKLSKELPPSAIERVRRLHEEMLTIIGDCKCLP, encoded by the coding sequence GTGAGTGAAAAGCTCCCTACAAGAGAACAAGCCCTACAATTTTTGCGGGAAAGCGGTTGCTCAGAAAACGTCATAAGACACTGCAAAGCAGTAACGGAACTTGCAGTTGAAATCGCAAAAGCATGCAAAGAAAAAGGATTAAACGTCAACCTAGAACTTGTAGAAATAGGCGCCCTACTCCACGACATTGGGCGTTCAAAAACCCACAGCGTCCACCACGCCGTGGCCGGAATGCAAATAGCCAAAAGTCTAGGACTGCCAGAACCAGTTATCTCTATAATCAAGAGGCATGTGGGCGGCGGCATAACTCAACGAGAGGCAAAAAATCTAGGATGGCCTAAAGACATTTATGTCCCCCAAACTCTTGAGGAAAAGATAGTCGCCTACGCAGACAAACTTATCGAAGGCTCGAAAAGAGTCCCTATCGAAAAAACTATAGAAAAACTTTCCAAGGAATTGCCTCCATCAGCAATCGAACGAGTAAGAAGACTACATGAAGAAATGTTAACAATAATCGGAGACTGCAAATGCCTACCGTAA
- a CDS encoding transcription factor — protein MLSTIDDATLMKVAEALGEEEAVKLIEMLKNSDEITDDELANKTGIRLNNVRKILYKLYDHSLVSLRRTRDPKTGWFIFHWKLQPDQLEGFILSQKRRVFEKLNIRLEYEKNHDFYYCYTPGCKRVPFEEAVELVFKCPTCGKPLMHYNNEKIVKVLTEKVEQLRKELGE, from the coding sequence ATGTTATCAACAATTGATGACGCCACTTTAATGAAGGTTGCTGAGGCACTCGGCGAAGAAGAAGCCGTAAAGCTAATCGAGATGCTAAAAAACTCGGATGAAATAACAGATGATGAGCTGGCAAACAAGACCGGCATAAGACTTAACAACGTACGCAAAATCCTTTACAAGCTCTATGACCATTCACTCGTGAGTTTGCGGCGGACAAGAGACCCAAAAACAGGATGGTTTATATTCCATTGGAAACTACAACCAGACCAGTTGGAAGGTTTCATACTGAGCCAGAAACGAAGAGTCTTCGAAAAACTAAACATTCGCTTGGAATACGAGAAAAACCACGACTTCTACTATTGTTACACACCGGGATGCAAACGAGTACCCTTCGAAGAGGCCGTTGAACTAGTTTTTAAGTGTCCCACATGCGGCAAACCACTTATGCATTACAACAACGAGAAAATAGTCAAAGTTTTAACCGAGAAGGTTGAACAGTTGAGGAAGGAGCTGGGTGAGTGA
- a CDS encoding tRNA (cytidine(56)-2'-O)-methyltransferase (catalyzes the S-adenosyl-methionine-dependent 2'-O-ribose methylation of C56 in tRNA transcripts), producing MKASNTKNKPKIFVLRWGHRPKRDLRLTTHVALTARALGASGFILSDIEDEKIKATVEKVVENWGGPFYFEMGTPWKKVVKKWKAKGGIVVHLTAYGENIETSDVLQRIKALNKDILVIVGSQKVPGEFFSKNVSDFNVAIGNQPHSECASLAVFLDRFFDGKELAKTFENAKLIIIPQKRGKKVIRKVNSESEIRKEI from the coding sequence TTGAAGGCTTCAAACACTAAAAACAAGCCAAAAATTTTTGTTTTAAGATGGGGACACCGACCAAAAAGAGACCTGCGCCTAACAACTCATGTGGCATTAACCGCCAGAGCCCTAGGAGCCTCGGGGTTTATACTTTCCGACATAGAAGACGAGAAGATAAAGGCGACCGTGGAAAAAGTTGTGGAAAACTGGGGTGGACCATTCTATTTTGAGATGGGAACCCCTTGGAAAAAGGTTGTTAAAAAATGGAAAGCCAAAGGCGGAATCGTTGTTCACTTAACAGCCTACGGCGAAAACATTGAAACAAGTGACGTGCTACAAAGGATTAAAGCGCTAAACAAGGATATACTGGTCATCGTCGGAAGCCAGAAAGTCCCTGGCGAATTTTTCTCAAAAAACGTTTCAGACTTTAACGTGGCTATTGGAAACCAGCCACACTCTGAGTGTGCAAGTCTCGCGGTCTTTTTAGACAGATTTTTTGATGGAAAGGAGCTCGCTAAGACCTTTGAAAATGCCAAGCTAATAATTATCCCTCAAAAGAGAGGGAAAAAAGTGATTCGAAAAGTTAATTCGGAATCCGAAATCAGAAAAGAGATTTAA
- the hflX gene encoding GTPase HflX yields MQRRRSFEPSTLDELKSLAESAGYTVVGKIEQIRAPDPRYQIGYGKIKELAELVKETGAQKIIFDNPLRPVQAYNIAKETGVEAIDRFQLILEIFARRATTTEAKLQIQLAKLKYELTRAKEKVRLARLGEQPGFMGLGAYEVDVYYETVKRQIQTIIEKLRKIRRKRVLHRERRTELGFPSISLAGYTNAGKSSLFTALTEEEVPIDNALFTTLSTTTRLVKFSRKKFLLTDTVGFIDRLPLTLIEAFRSTLEETIYSDLILLVVDISEPLATVEKKLSVCLETIERIGAAGIPIITALNKIDLLTEKEMQEKFEALKNKAPKPVLISALYGINLDQLKEEIAKTLRNYVQASFSLPLSNEAMPFLSWLFSRADVKEIKYEGDVAHVAFEAVPWFAEKVKSRVEELGGKIEGFKH; encoded by the coding sequence GTGCAACGCCGAAGATCCTTTGAACCATCTACCCTTGACGAACTTAAAAGCCTAGCCGAGTCAGCTGGCTACACGGTTGTGGGTAAAATAGAACAGATAAGGGCTCCTGATCCCCGCTACCAAATAGGCTATGGAAAAATTAAAGAACTTGCCGAACTTGTGAAAGAGACTGGCGCACAGAAAATAATCTTTGACAACCCATTAAGACCCGTACAAGCATATAACATTGCCAAGGAAACTGGTGTAGAAGCAATAGACCGCTTCCAGCTTATACTTGAAATCTTTGCAAGAAGAGCCACCACAACAGAGGCGAAGCTGCAAATCCAGCTAGCTAAACTCAAGTACGAGCTGACAAGGGCTAAGGAAAAAGTGCGACTGGCAAGGCTTGGAGAGCAGCCCGGATTTATGGGACTCGGAGCATACGAGGTTGACGTATATTATGAAACTGTTAAAAGGCAAATACAAACTATTATAGAAAAACTTAGAAAAATCCGAAGAAAACGTGTACTACACCGCGAAAGAAGAACCGAGCTGGGCTTTCCATCAATTTCTCTAGCTGGATACACAAACGCTGGAAAAAGCTCATTATTCACAGCTCTCACGGAGGAGGAAGTCCCTATAGATAATGCTCTTTTCACAACTCTTTCAACGACAACGCGGCTTGTAAAGTTTTCAAGAAAAAAGTTCCTCCTAACAGACACCGTAGGCTTCATAGACCGCTTACCGCTAACGCTAATAGAGGCTTTCCGCTCAACACTTGAAGAAACCATATATTCCGACCTAATACTGCTCGTTGTGGATATCAGCGAACCACTAGCCACCGTTGAAAAGAAGCTTTCTGTATGCCTAGAAACAATAGAACGCATAGGAGCCGCGGGCATACCAATAATAACAGCCCTAAACAAAATCGACCTATTAACTGAAAAGGAAATGCAGGAAAAATTTGAAGCCCTCAAAAATAAAGCGCCAAAACCGGTGCTGATATCAGCTCTTTATGGGATCAACTTAGACCAGCTGAAAGAGGAAATAGCAAAAACTCTGCGAAACTACGTGCAAGCATCCTTTTCTCTACCGCTTTCAAACGAGGCAATGCCCTTTCTCTCATGGCTTTTCAGCCGTGCAGATGTCAAAGAAATAAAATATGAGGGCGACGTTGCCCATGTAGCCTTTGAGGCTGTGCCATGGTTTGCTGAAAAAGTAAAAAGCCGCGTTGAAGAACTCGGTGGGAAAATTGAAGGCTTCAAACACTAA
- a CDS encoding multiprotein bridging factor aMBF1 encodes MRCEVCGRKIHGKPIKALIEGAKLTVCGECSKHGTIIWEEEIKQASTPKLKPKATPPLTPKTQTASKAQAAFESSLELVDDYDVKVRQAREKLGLTHEELGKKINEKVSVLKKVEIRKIKPDDKLAAKLEHALRIRLLVPASQEKVPTTVVSKKPSRSLTLGDLVQLEKNKGETEEKA; translated from the coding sequence TTGCGCTGCGAAGTTTGTGGACGTAAAATTCACGGTAAACCCATAAAAGCCCTAATTGAAGGGGCAAAACTTACAGTGTGCGGTGAATGCTCAAAACATGGCACGATAATTTGGGAAGAAGAGATAAAGCAAGCCTCCACGCCAAAGCTTAAGCCAAAAGCGACGCCGCCCCTGACGCCAAAAACTCAAACTGCTAGCAAAGCACAAGCAGCTTTTGAAAGCTCCCTCGAGCTTGTCGATGATTACGACGTCAAGGTAAGACAAGCAAGAGAAAAGTTAGGCTTAACCCATGAAGAATTGGGCAAAAAAATAAACGAAAAAGTTTCCGTTCTCAAAAAAGTCGAAATAAGAAAAATTAAGCCAGATGACAAGCTGGCAGCCAAACTGGAACATGCATTGCGGATTAGACTTCTGGTACCAGCATCGCAAGAAAAAGTTCCAACAACAGTCGTTTCTAAAAAGCCAAGCCGCAGCTTAACTTTGGGAGACCTTGTACAACTCGAAAAGAACAAGGGAGAAACGGAGGAAAAGGCTTAA